In Pseudovibrio brasiliensis, the following are encoded in one genomic region:
- a CDS encoding protein kinase domain-containing protein, which yields MPSTSIINQPVSPVFHAVVETESATLNGQVKLYGSEKSTETQKQFLSFTGKREQQLDKLRGELPQETLRSPLLASTAAQKSASETTSQKYDWVGRPVVNDAPDLSTLKPNITEKFAEGESHISTYTTADGHNLVGKIERTVAAGHLAAELDAYRTIYENAGEHPNLGKVYGMAKVPYGSLIKEALVMDEVVGERGSVALRKLDQAWKAGDISSAQYWGSVQYIGQKLLDVTSHVSKAGLVHNDIKPDNYVVSAETGEPVIIDLGLHSKAGEMAKGFTEEYKAPEVHPRHPQTSEKSDVFSVGATLLSGVEQGLRDQNHMPNAGLWHSTRFNKDDAGNAVKIPGLSAVETDYSRFMGALQENISQRPDAAEAGSLSFIQDSLIGETEARSVLKNVVSNPKYDGHGVRTERQVTEKDIRNTFSETRNILVQRSKNETDGDAAFAIIELSKHGKTTIRAEKQGNTESSTLGRLRELVSKTYQTLSRSSAHHNASARKLEAHEVSKILSHEVAEFKQFDPRLMTEPKLKNLHELELLETRLSAVLDLTIPAGKQSKTPPNDVLADLYYLTGKQIEVRDAISQLKERQAGIEAYQQIHSEQDLSWLPTAEDALQTFEATHPRVVSSWGNEADLHAKINSENAQKAWEKVEHLQTELEHLSKDLKSTLSLFGPAPYPTERLSTLRDDYSQKLEVVEKLLRLEREWVI from the coding sequence TTGCCCAGTACCAGCATCATAAACCAGCCAGTTTCTCCTGTTTTTCATGCCGTGGTTGAGACGGAATCTGCCACTCTGAATGGACAGGTAAAGCTCTACGGATCTGAAAAAAGCACAGAGACACAAAAACAGTTCCTGAGTTTCACAGGGAAAAGAGAGCAACAGCTGGATAAGCTTCGTGGAGAGTTGCCTCAGGAAACTCTAAGGTCTCCTTTACTGGCCAGTACCGCTGCTCAAAAATCTGCCTCAGAAACCACCTCTCAGAAATATGATTGGGTTGGAAGACCTGTCGTAAATGATGCACCAGATCTTTCGACATTAAAGCCGAACATTACCGAGAAATTTGCTGAGGGTGAGAGCCATATCTCCACTTACACAACGGCGGATGGACACAATCTGGTCGGTAAAATTGAGAGGACTGTTGCAGCTGGACATCTGGCTGCAGAACTGGATGCCTACCGGACAATCTATGAAAATGCAGGAGAGCACCCAAATTTAGGGAAGGTCTACGGAATGGCCAAGGTGCCCTATGGTAGCCTGATCAAAGAAGCTCTGGTAATGGATGAAGTTGTTGGCGAGCGCGGTAGTGTCGCTCTCCGCAAACTGGATCAGGCATGGAAAGCGGGAGACATTTCCAGCGCACAGTATTGGGGCAGTGTTCAATATATCGGTCAGAAACTCCTAGATGTTACGTCTCACGTCAGTAAGGCTGGACTGGTTCATAATGACATTAAGCCAGATAATTACGTTGTCAGCGCAGAAACTGGCGAACCTGTAATTATTGACCTTGGCTTACACTCAAAGGCCGGTGAGATGGCTAAAGGCTTCACTGAAGAGTACAAAGCGCCTGAGGTGCATCCGCGGCATCCTCAAACTTCCGAAAAAAGTGATGTATTCTCAGTTGGTGCGACTCTGCTCTCAGGAGTTGAACAAGGGCTTCGCGATCAAAATCATATGCCAAATGCCGGACTATGGCATTCAACCAGATTCAATAAGGATGATGCAGGGAATGCAGTAAAAATCCCCGGACTTTCAGCCGTGGAAACTGATTACTCTCGCTTTATGGGCGCGCTTCAGGAGAACATCAGCCAACGGCCTGATGCTGCCGAAGCGGGCTCGCTTTCATTCATTCAGGACAGTCTTATCGGAGAGACCGAAGCGCGTTCTGTACTGAAAAATGTAGTATCTAATCCGAAATATGACGGTCATGGCGTACGCACAGAGCGGCAAGTGACAGAAAAGGATATTCGCAACACCTTTAGTGAGACTCGTAACATTCTGGTACAGCGCTCTAAAAATGAGACTGACGGTGATGCTGCATTTGCAATTATCGAGCTATCTAAGCATGGCAAAACAACCATCAGAGCGGAGAAACAAGGAAACACGGAGAGCTCAACTCTGGGAAGGCTACGTGAGCTTGTTTCAAAAACCTATCAAACACTCTCCAGATCTTCTGCTCATCATAACGCAAGCGCACGAAAGCTGGAAGCTCACGAGGTTTCGAAGATACTGTCCCATGAAGTTGCTGAATTTAAGCAGTTTGACCCTCGATTGATGACTGAACCCAAACTAAAAAATCTTCATGAGCTTGAACTATTAGAGACCCGCCTTTCAGCAGTGTTGGACTTAACTATCCCTGCCGGTAAGCAGTCCAAGACGCCGCCGAATGATGTGTTGGCGGACCTCTATTATTTGACTGGTAAACAGATTGAAGTGCGGGATGCTATCTCTCAACTAAAAGAAAGACAAGCAGGAATAGAAGCTTATCAGCAGATCCACAGCGAACAAGATCTCTCTTGGTTGCCCACGGCAGAAGATGCATTGCAAACTTTCGAAGCAACGCACCCGCGTGTTGTAAGCAGCTGGGGTAACGAAGCTGATTTGCATGCTAAGATTAACTCAGAGAATGCGCAAAAGGCCTGGGAGAAAGTTGAGCATCTACAGACTGAGCTGGAGCACTTATCGAAGGATTTGAAGTCTACACTCTCCTTGTTCGGTCCAGCCCCCTATCCAACAGAACGTTTGAGTACATTGAGAGATGACTATTCTCAGAAATTGGAGGTGGTCGAAAAATTGCTCCGCCTGGAACGAGAATGGGTCATTTAG
- a CDS encoding energy-coupling factor ABC transporter ATP-binding protein, giving the protein MNETSKTISFDHVSIERSGTTIIRDLTVQLPDQRVGIIGRNGSGKSTLVRSLNGLLPVSAGSLHVHGVSAEEGAKKLARVTGFVFQNPDHQLIFPTALEELSFGLRQLGVGKADAKAQGLALLQDHGIAPLAERPVHELSEGQKQLICILAVLIMEPKLVVLDEPFSSLDLRTRAALRRKLEKLDQQVIFVSHELDALSDYDKVLWIEDGAVKQFGAPSDVLAAYQEHELSGADLHFEGAARA; this is encoded by the coding sequence GTGAACGAGACTTCAAAAACAATCAGCTTTGACCATGTTTCCATTGAGCGCAGTGGGACGACGATCATTCGTGATCTGACAGTCCAACTGCCGGATCAGCGGGTTGGGATTATTGGCCGGAATGGATCTGGAAAGTCTACGCTTGTGCGCAGCCTGAATGGTTTGCTGCCTGTGAGTGCCGGGTCTTTACATGTTCATGGTGTTTCGGCAGAGGAAGGCGCTAAAAAGCTTGCGCGGGTGACGGGGTTTGTGTTTCAGAACCCGGATCATCAGCTGATCTTTCCCACTGCTTTGGAAGAGCTGAGTTTTGGCTTGCGCCAGCTTGGCGTAGGCAAAGCAGATGCGAAGGCGCAGGGGCTTGCGTTGTTGCAGGACCATGGCATTGCGCCACTGGCTGAGCGGCCAGTTCATGAGCTTTCAGAGGGGCAGAAGCAGTTGATCTGTATTCTGGCTGTGCTCATCATGGAGCCGAAGCTGGTGGTGCTGGATGAGCCGTTTTCCAGTCTGGATCTGCGCACACGAGCGGCGCTGCGACGCAAGCTGGAGAAGCTGGATCAGCAGGTTATTTTTGTGAGCCATGAGCTGGATGCCTTGAGTGATTACGACAAGGTGCTCTGGATTGAGGATGGTGCGGTCAAGCAGTTTGGTGCGCCTTCTGATGTGCTTGCAGCCTATCAGGAGCACGAGCTTTCTGGTGCGGACCTTCATTTTGAGGGGGCCGCGCGCGCATGA